In one bacterium genomic region, the following are encoded:
- a CDS encoding DUF4115 domain-containing protein, translated as MTSGPAGTAWKERRESMGKTIAQVSDELRIGHRYLAGIEEGNFEGFPERVFSTGFIRSYAKYLSQDPGPVLAEYERSIGSLDDTDTAAQLRFGWVERERERGSRRTTYIVAAGIVLLLGVILAWVTLRTERRSLPPPSAVTLPSPPAAENATKTGDNAAVAAPSGADNMATPVLPPAQGPPISVQAAPTLAEPPSSVTAVGDTGPLVGPFQLFLEASELTWVMYSFDGGDPIDVMLYAGDKISIHAMRQITLKLGNAGGVAGTLNGQRLPPFGEQGQVRQFTFGQ; from the coding sequence ATGACGTCGGGACCCGCCGGCACCGCCTGGAAGGAACGCCGGGAATCGATGGGGAAGACGATCGCCCAGGTTTCCGACGAGCTCCGGATCGGCCACCGGTATCTCGCGGGAATCGAGGAGGGGAACTTCGAGGGCTTCCCGGAGCGCGTGTTCTCGACCGGATTCATCCGTTCGTACGCCAAGTATCTCTCGCAGGATCCGGGCCCCGTTCTCGCGGAGTACGAACGGTCGATCGGGAGCCTGGACGACACCGATACGGCGGCGCAGCTCCGGTTCGGGTGGGTGGAACGGGAGCGGGAGCGGGGGAGCCGCCGGACGACGTACATCGTCGCCGCGGGGATTGTTCTCCTGCTCGGGGTGATCCTCGCCTGGGTGACCCTCCGCACCGAGCGCCGTTCATTGCCGCCGCCGTCCGCCGTCACGCTCCCATCCCCGCCGGCAGCGGAGAACGCGACGAAGACGGGCGACAACGCGGCGGTCGCCGCCCCTTCCGGCGCCGACAACATGGCGACGCCGGTCCTTCCCCCCGCGCAAGGCCCGCCGATCTCCGTGCAAGCCGCGCCGACCCTGGCGGAGCCGCCTTCCTCGGTGACGGCGGTGGGCGACACCGGTCCCCTCGTCGGCCCCTTCCAGCTGTTCCTCGAGGCGAGCGAACTGACGTGGGTGATGTACAGCTTCGACGGCGGCGACCCGATCGACGTGATGCTGTACGCCGGCGACAAGATCAGCATCCACGCGATGAGGCAGATCACCCTGAAACTCGGCAACGCGGGAGGCGTGGCGGGAACGCTGAACGGCCAGCGGCTGCCGCCGTTCGGGGAGCAGGGACAGGTCCGGCAGTTCACCTTCGGCCAGTGA
- a CDS encoding glycine--tRNA ligase subunit alpha, with protein sequence MFFQDLILSLQKYWADKGCVIHQPYDIEVGAGTFNPATFLRALGPEPWNTAYVEPSRRPTDGRYGENPNRLQHYYQFQVIMKPCPTDYVELYLDSLRAVGIDPMKHDIRFVEDDWESPTLGAWGLGWEVWLDGMEITQFTYFQQCGGIDLKPVSGEITYGIERIAMYLQNVNNVFDLKWVGDVTYGDVHHRGEVEWSKYNFEVADIPMLFSLFTMYEKECQGMIAEKLVLPAYDYCLKCSHAFNMLDARGAISVTERTSYIGRVRNLARSCAEGFLRSREEMGFPLLGKFSG encoded by the coding sequence GTGTTTTTCCAAGATCTCATTCTGTCCCTGCAGAAGTACTGGGCCGACAAGGGCTGCGTGATCCACCAGCCGTACGATATCGAAGTCGGCGCCGGAACGTTCAATCCCGCGACGTTCCTGCGGGCCCTGGGGCCCGAACCGTGGAATACGGCCTACGTGGAACCGTCCCGCCGCCCGACGGACGGGCGGTACGGGGAGAATCCCAACCGCCTGCAGCACTACTACCAGTTCCAGGTCATCATGAAGCCGTGCCCCACGGATTACGTGGAGCTGTACCTCGACTCCCTCCGCGCGGTGGGCATCGACCCGATGAAGCACGACATCCGGTTCGTCGAGGACGACTGGGAGTCCCCGACCCTCGGCGCCTGGGGTCTCGGGTGGGAGGTTTGGCTCGACGGGATGGAGATCACCCAGTTCACCTACTTCCAGCAATGCGGCGGCATCGACCTGAAGCCGGTCTCCGGGGAGATCACATACGGCATCGAACGGATCGCGATGTACCTGCAGAACGTGAACAACGTCTTCGACCTCAAGTGGGTCGGGGACGTGACCTACGGGGATGTCCACCACCGCGGTGAGGTCGAGTGGTCGAAGTACAACTTCGAGGTCGCCGACATCCCGATGCTCTTCTCCCTCTTCACGATGTACGAAAAGGAGTGCCAGGGCATGATCGCGGAGAAGCTCGTCCTGCCCGCGTACGATTACTGCCTGAAGTGTTCCCACGCCTTCAACATGCTCGACGCCCGGGGCGCGATCTCCGTCACGGAGCGCACCTCGTACATCGGCCGGGTCCGGAACCTGGCGCGTTCCTGCGCCGAGGGGTTCCTCCGGTCGCGCGAGGAGATGGGCTTCCCGCTTCTCGGGAAGTTCTCCGGCTGA
- the recO gene encoding DNA repair protein RecO, whose translation MIRPSFHSSPAFLARATDLGEADRRLTFFTRDAGLLVTVGKSAWRSRKRFGGALQRYVLLDIAWTERPGRMAALASAAVNRSFWGIVEDWERVRHADHLLEIASELFPQAGAKPRAFEVLLRGMRSIADGEPPSETARRAEAEFLAIGGWGPDLSGCRKCGEKEGRTYRFLDSEGGVLCGACPSGGGVPLSLGAVKTWRALQAGKTASRGRLRIPGGIIEELRNVIPGYVEYCLGKRLRSLGKK comes from the coding sequence GTGATCCGTCCTTCCTTCCACTCTTCTCCCGCATTCCTCGCTCGCGCCACCGACCTCGGGGAGGCCGACCGCCGCCTCACGTTCTTCACCCGGGACGCCGGACTTCTCGTGACCGTCGGGAAGTCCGCGTGGCGCAGCCGGAAACGGTTCGGCGGGGCGCTGCAGCGGTACGTCCTTCTCGACATCGCCTGGACGGAGCGTCCGGGGAGAATGGCCGCCCTTGCCTCCGCCGCCGTGAACCGGAGTTTCTGGGGGATCGTGGAGGATTGGGAGCGCGTGCGGCACGCAGACCACCTGCTCGAGATCGCGTCGGAGCTTTTCCCCCAGGCGGGGGCCAAGCCCCGGGCGTTCGAGGTCCTCCTGCGGGGGATGCGTTCCATCGCGGACGGGGAACCGCCGTCGGAAACCGCCCGAAGGGCCGAGGCCGAATTTCTCGCGATCGGCGGGTGGGGCCCCGACCTGTCCGGGTGCCGGAAATGCGGGGAGAAGGAGGGTCGTACGTACCGGTTTCTCGATTCGGAAGGGGGTGTCCTGTGCGGAGCCTGTCCGTCCGGCGGGGGGGTCCCCCTCTCCCTCGGTGCCGTGAAGACATGGCGCGCACTCCAGGCGGGGAAGACCGCGTCAAGGGGTCGGCTCCGGATTCCCGGCGGGATTATCGAAGAATTACGTAACGTTATCCCGGGATATGTCGAGTATTGCCTTGGCAAACGGCTCCGGAGCCTGGGGAAGAAGTGA
- the glyS gene encoding glycine--tRNA ligase subunit beta, which translates to MGRDYLLEIGCEEIPAGFVGPALWFGGQQFEGMLKKSRLSFRKVDIYGTPRRLTYVVRDLEDRQAASKETVMGPPKSVGLDAAGKPTKAAQGFARSQGVDVSALAVFPTDRGDYLGFVREEAPRPVQEILPKIVSDFLPAIPFKKSMRWADLDVRFARPVHWIVSLYGDEVLPFSFGDVTAGRTTFGHRFLSPGAIGLSSTSEYPGRLAEARVLVDLEDRKGRIRAGIREAEKRIGMRWVEDEPLVETVANLVEYPVVMVGRFEEKYLSLPREVLVTSMRNNQKYFVFEDPEGGLFPGFAFVSNMIVPDESVVVAGNERVLRARLSDAEFYYGDDLKKSLFDRTEALKKVLFQADMGTYWEKVERMADIAEFVASFGFPGKAKDCRRAAFLSKADLTTGVIKEFPELQGVMGRHYASKTGESAEIAQSVFEHYLPKGQSDDLPATDVGAATAIADKIDMVCGCFGVGLIPTGTADPYGLRRHTLGILSILESRGLRIPIAELVDRSLATLAPKLTLPAAEVRKKVLEFVAARYLNLLVSQGAPADLVEAVLAPGLTNVVDMRAKLDALVAFRADAAFEPLAEVFKRAINITKTYDGPIGVSSMLFEHEEERSLHAAAADVSGRVAAAARDGRYGEAFREMAGLQPLVAAFFEKVLVMAKDESVRNNRLALLKGLSAVFASVADFSKVASSGQPKQG; encoded by the coding sequence ATGGGACGCGACTATCTGCTCGAGATCGGCTGCGAGGAAATTCCGGCGGGGTTCGTCGGCCCCGCCCTCTGGTTCGGCGGTCAGCAGTTCGAGGGAATGCTGAAGAAGTCCCGCCTCTCCTTCCGGAAGGTGGATATCTACGGCACCCCCCGACGGCTGACCTACGTGGTCCGGGACCTCGAGGACCGGCAGGCGGCGTCGAAAGAGACCGTGATGGGTCCCCCGAAAAGCGTGGGGCTGGACGCCGCCGGCAAGCCGACGAAGGCGGCCCAGGGGTTCGCCAGGTCCCAGGGGGTCGACGTCTCGGCTCTCGCCGTCTTTCCGACCGATCGCGGCGACTACCTTGGCTTCGTTCGCGAGGAGGCGCCCCGCCCGGTCCAGGAGATCCTTCCGAAGATCGTCTCCGACTTCCTCCCCGCGATTCCGTTCAAGAAGTCGATGCGGTGGGCCGACCTCGACGTGCGGTTCGCCCGCCCGGTCCACTGGATCGTCTCGCTGTACGGCGACGAGGTTCTGCCGTTCTCGTTCGGAGACGTCACGGCCGGGAGGACGACCTTCGGGCACCGCTTCCTCTCCCCCGGGGCCATCGGGCTTTCCTCGACCTCCGAATACCCCGGGCGGCTCGCGGAGGCCCGCGTGCTGGTGGACCTGGAAGACCGGAAGGGGAGGATCCGCGCCGGGATCCGGGAGGCCGAGAAGCGGATCGGCATGAGATGGGTCGAGGACGAGCCGCTGGTCGAGACCGTGGCGAATCTCGTGGAGTACCCCGTCGTCATGGTGGGGCGGTTCGAGGAGAAGTACCTCTCGCTGCCGAGGGAGGTTCTCGTCACCTCGATGCGGAACAACCAGAAATATTTCGTCTTCGAGGATCCGGAGGGGGGACTGTTCCCTGGGTTCGCCTTCGTTTCGAACATGATCGTCCCCGACGAGTCGGTGGTCGTCGCCGGGAACGAGCGGGTCCTCCGGGCACGTCTCTCCGATGCCGAGTTCTACTACGGGGACGACCTCAAGAAGTCCCTGTTCGATCGCACGGAGGCGCTGAAAAAGGTTCTTTTCCAGGCGGACATGGGGACATACTGGGAGAAGGTCGAGCGGATGGCCGACATCGCGGAGTTCGTAGCCTCCTTCGGTTTCCCCGGCAAGGCGAAGGATTGCCGGCGCGCGGCGTTCCTGAGCAAGGCCGACCTGACCACGGGGGTCATCAAGGAGTTTCCGGAACTGCAGGGCGTGATGGGGCGGCACTACGCGTCGAAGACCGGCGAGTCGGCCGAGATCGCGCAGTCCGTGTTCGAGCACTACCTGCCGAAGGGACAGTCCGACGACCTGCCGGCCACCGACGTGGGGGCCGCGACGGCGATCGCCGACAAGATCGACATGGTGTGCGGCTGCTTCGGCGTGGGGCTTATCCCGACGGGAACCGCGGACCCGTACGGCCTCCGGCGTCACACGCTGGGGATCCTCTCCATCCTGGAATCGCGGGGGCTACGGATCCCGATCGCGGAGCTGGTGGACCGGTCCCTCGCGACCCTCGCGCCGAAGCTCACGTTGCCGGCCGCCGAGGTGCGGAAGAAGGTCCTCGAATTCGTCGCCGCCCGATACCTGAACCTCCTGGTATCCCAGGGGGCGCCCGCCGATCTCGTCGAGGCGGTGCTGGCCCCGGGGCTCACGAACGTGGTGGACATGCGGGCGAAGCTCGACGCGCTGGTCGCATTTCGCGCGGACGCCGCGTTCGAGCCCCTCGCGGAGGTCTTCAAGCGCGCGATCAACATCACCAAGACGTACGATGGTCCCATCGGGGTCTCTTCGATGCTCTTCGAGCACGAAGAGGAGCGGTCGCTCCACGCCGCCGCGGCCGATGTCTCGGGCCGCGTCGCGGCGGCGGCGCGCGACGGGCGGTACGGCGAGGCCTTCCGCGAGATGGCGGGGCTCCAGCCGCTGGTGGCCGCCTTCTTCGAAAAAGTGCTCGTGATGGCGAAGGACGAATCGGTCCGGAACAACCGGCTTGCGCTCCTGAAGGGGCTGTCGGCGGTGTTCGCGTCGGTGGCGGACTTTTCGAAGGTGGCGTCTTCGGGGCAGCCGAAACAAGGGTGA